In the genome of Streptomyces sp. NBC_00190, one region contains:
- a CDS encoding transglycosylase SLT domain-containing protein yields the protein MSNAVIRRIAASKKSLAGTVVALGVAGSMLAAVPAQAAPTGAKAIAQQMIKDPAQFAAFDKIVSHESGWDYTATNSSSGAYGLVQALPASKMSSAGSDWKTNPATQIKWGLDYMNSRYGSPVDAWNFWQANHWY from the coding sequence GTGTCCAACGCTGTCATCCGCCGCATCGCCGCTTCCAAGAAGTCCCTCGCGGGTACCGTCGTCGCCCTGGGTGTCGCCGGTTCCATGCTGGCCGCGGTTCCCGCGCAGGCCGCCCCGACGGGTGCCAAGGCGATCGCTCAGCAGATGATCAAGGACCCGGCCCAGTTCGCCGCCTTCGACAAGATCGTCTCGCACGAGAGCGGTTGGGACTACACCGCGACCAACTCTTCCTCCGGCGCGTACGGCCTGGTCCAGGCCCTGCCGGCGTCGAAGATGTCCTCCGCGGGCTCGGACTGGAAGACCAACCCGGCCACCCAGATCAAGTGGGGCCTGGACTACATGAACTCCCGCTACGGCAGCCCGGTCGACGCCTGGAACTTCTGGCAGGCCAACCACTGGTACTAA
- a CDS encoding steroid 3-ketoacyl-CoA thiolase produces the protein MAAEPVIVEAVRTPIGKRGGALANLHPAYLLGETYRELLARTGIQPDCVEQIVGGTVTHAGEQSMNPARNAWLAMGLPYETAATTVDCQCGSSQQANHMVANMISGGVMDIGIACGVEAMSRVPLGSGSKHGPGKPFPDEWNVDLPNQFEAAERIARRRGLTREDVDGLGVLSQERAATAWAEERFKRETFAVQVPTTEEEQAAGQGMWRLVDRDEGLRDTSMEGLARLKPVMPTAVHTAGNSSQISDGAAAVMWASRKMARALKLRPRARIVAQTLVGADPHYHLDGPIDATRAVLGKAGMSLKDIDLVEINEAFASVVLSWAQVFEQDLEKVNVNGGGIALGHPVGATGARLITTALHELERRDKEFALITMCAGGALATGTIIQRL, from the coding sequence ATGGCCGCGGAACCCGTCATCGTCGAAGCTGTACGCACCCCCATCGGCAAGCGCGGGGGCGCGCTCGCCAACCTCCATCCCGCTTACCTGCTCGGCGAGACCTACCGCGAACTGCTGGCCCGTACCGGAATCCAGCCCGACTGCGTCGAGCAGATCGTCGGCGGCACCGTCACGCACGCCGGCGAGCAGTCGATGAACCCCGCCCGCAACGCCTGGCTCGCCATGGGGCTCCCGTACGAAACCGCCGCGACCACCGTGGACTGTCAGTGCGGCAGCTCCCAGCAGGCCAACCACATGGTCGCCAACATGATCTCCGGCGGGGTCATGGACATCGGCATCGCCTGCGGCGTCGAGGCCATGAGCCGCGTACCGCTGGGCTCCGGATCCAAGCACGGCCCGGGCAAGCCCTTCCCGGACGAGTGGAACGTCGACCTCCCGAACCAGTTCGAGGCCGCCGAGCGCATCGCCCGCCGCCGGGGCCTGACCCGCGAGGACGTCGACGGGCTCGGGGTGCTCTCCCAGGAGCGGGCCGCCACCGCATGGGCCGAGGAGCGCTTCAAGCGCGAGACCTTCGCCGTGCAGGTGCCGACGACGGAGGAGGAGCAGGCCGCCGGACAGGGCATGTGGCGGCTCGTCGACCGCGACGAAGGGCTGCGCGACACCAGCATGGAGGGCCTGGCCCGGCTCAAGCCGGTCATGCCGACCGCCGTGCACACCGCCGGGAACTCCTCGCAGATATCCGACGGGGCCGCCGCCGTGATGTGGGCCTCGCGCAAGATGGCCCGCGCCCTCAAGCTCAGGCCGCGCGCCCGGATCGTCGCCCAGACCCTGGTCGGCGCCGACCCCCACTACCACCTGGACGGACCGATCGACGCGACGCGGGCCGTGCTCGGCAAGGCCGGGATGTCCCTGAAGGACATCGATCTGGTCGAGATCAACGAGGCGTTCGCCTCGGTCGTCCTCAGCTGGGCCCAGGTCTTCGAGCAGGACCTGGAGAAGGTCAACGTCAACGGCGGCGGCATCGCGCTCGGCCACCCCGTCGGCGCCACCGGCGCCCGGCTGATCACCACCGCGCTGCACGAGCTGGAACGCCGGGACAAGGAATTCGCGCTGATCACCATGTGCGCCGGCGGCGCGCTGGCGACCGGAACGATCATCCAGCGCCTGTGA
- a CDS encoding ABC transporter ATP-binding protein, whose product MIRFEQVSVTYEGAAGPSLQGVDLEIPEGELTLLVGPSGVGKSTLLGAVCGLVPHFTGGTLRGRVTVAGRDTRTHKPRELADVVGTVGQDPLAHFVTDVVEDELAYGMESLGLPPAVMRRRVEETLDLLGLNELRDRPIATLSGGQQQRVAIGSVLTPHPKVLVLDEPTSALDPAAAEEVLAVLQRLVHDLGTTVLMAEHRLERVVQYADQVLLLPSPGAAPVLGTPAEIMAVSPVHPPVVSLGRLAGWSPLPLSIRDARRLSAPLKSRLSAAAGAQGPAPDPGGRREPDPAPPGGAPGRSPGEIDARGSGGGAPSGAASGLLTRLLRRSKPAPDPDPAPAAADKVAEARNLGVRRGRAEVLRGIDLAVAAGETVALMGRNGAGKSTLLSALVGTLAPTTGQVTVGGRTPHRTAPAEMVRRVGLVPQEPRDLLYADTVAAECAAADSDAGAAPGTCRDLVCDLLPDVPDDTHPRDLSEGQRLALALALVLTGRPSLLLLDEPTRGLDYAAKARLIEILRALAAQGHAIVLATHDVELAAELAHRVVVLAGGEIVADGPTAEVVVSSPAFAPQVAKILAPGHWLTVGQVAEALAAADTP is encoded by the coding sequence GTGATCCGCTTCGAGCAGGTCTCGGTCACGTACGAGGGCGCGGCGGGCCCGTCCCTCCAGGGCGTCGACCTGGAGATCCCCGAGGGCGAGCTGACGCTGCTGGTCGGGCCGTCGGGGGTCGGCAAGTCCACCCTGCTGGGTGCGGTCTGCGGTCTGGTCCCGCACTTCACCGGGGGCACGCTCCGGGGCCGGGTGACGGTCGCGGGCCGTGACACCCGTACGCACAAGCCGCGGGAGCTCGCGGACGTGGTGGGTACGGTCGGCCAGGACCCCCTGGCGCACTTCGTGACGGATGTCGTCGAGGACGAGCTGGCCTACGGGATGGAGTCCCTTGGCCTGCCACCTGCGGTGATGCGCCGCCGAGTCGAGGAGACCCTCGACCTGCTGGGCCTGAACGAACTGCGCGACCGCCCCATCGCGACGTTGTCCGGCGGGCAGCAGCAGCGGGTCGCGATCGGCTCGGTCCTGACCCCGCACCCGAAGGTCCTGGTCCTGGACGAACCCACCTCGGCCCTCGACCCGGCGGCGGCGGAGGAGGTCCTGGCGGTCCTCCAGCGCCTGGTCCACGACCTCGGCACCACCGTCCTGATGGCGGAGCACCGGCTGGAGCGTGTGGTCCAGTACGCCGACCAGGTGCTGCTCCTTCCCTCGCCGGGCGCGGCCCCGGTCCTCGGCACCCCGGCGGAGATCATGGCCGTCTCCCCGGTCCACCCCCCGGTGGTCTCCCTGGGCCGCCTCGCGGGCTGGTCCCCGCTCCCCCTCTCGATCCGCGACGCCCGCCGCCTGTCCGCCCCGCTGAAATCCCGCCTGTCGGCTGCGGCCGGGGCGCAGGGCCCGGCCCCGGACCCCGGCGGCCGACGCGAGCCAGATCCAGCCCCGCCTGGGGGCGCCCCCGGACGGAGTCCGGGGGAGATCGATGCGCGGGGGTCCGGTGGCGGAGCCCCCAGCGGCGCAGCCTCCGGGCTGCTGACGCGCCTGCTCCGCCGGAGCAAGCCGGCCCCCGACCCCGATCCCGCCCCGGCGGCAGCCGACAAGGTCGCCGAGGCCCGCAACCTCGGTGTGCGCCGCGGCCGCGCCGAAGTCCTGCGGGGGATCGACCTCGCGGTGGCGGCCGGCGAAACCGTGGCCCTCATGGGCCGCAACGGCGCCGGCAAGTCCACCCTGCTCTCGGCCCTGGTCGGCACCCTCGCCCCCACCACCGGCCAGGTGACCGTCGGCGGCCGCACCCCCCACCGCACGGCCCCCGCCGAGATGGTCCGCCGCGTCGGCCTCGTCCCGCAGGAACCCCGCGACCTCCTCTACGCCGACACGGTGGCCGCCGAGTGCGCCGCCGCCGACTCCGACGCGGGCGCGGCCCCCGGTACCTGCCGGGACCTGGTCTGCGATCTGCTCCCGGACGTCCCCGACGACACCCATCCCCGCGATCTGTCCGAGGGCCAGCGCCTGGCCCTCGCCCTCGCGCTGGTCCTCACCGGCCGGCCCTCCCTGCTGCTCCTCGACGAGCCCACCCGCGGTCTGGACTACGCCGCCAAGGCCCGCCTGATCGAGATCCTCCGCGCGCTCGCCGCGCAGGGCCATGCCATCGTCCTGGCCACGCACGACGTGGAGCTCGCCGCCGAGCTCGCCCACCGCGTGGTCGTGCTGGCCGGCGGGGAGATCGTCGCGGACGGCCCGACCGCCGAGGTCGTCGTCTCCTCGCCCGCCTTCGCGCCGCAGGTGGCGAAGATCCTGGCGCCCGGCCACTGGCTCACGGTGGGCCAGGTCGCCGAAGCCCTGGCCGCGGCGGACACCCCGTGA
- a CDS encoding nuclear transport factor 2 family protein has translation MSEHPDCALVRRGYEAFGKGDMETLSSLFTADVIHHVPGSSPISGHHKGRENVIDLYRRLGAETNGTFQVHLESVLADGRGHVMSFHTARGDRGDRGIEIREGLFFTIIGNKITDIDQCTADIDEEDAFWS, from the coding sequence ATGTCCGAGCATCCAGACTGTGCCCTGGTCCGCCGCGGCTACGAGGCCTTCGGCAAGGGCGACATGGAGACGCTGAGCTCGCTGTTCACGGCCGACGTCATCCACCACGTGCCCGGCAGCAGCCCGATCTCCGGGCACCACAAGGGGCGGGAGAACGTCATCGACCTCTACCGCCGGCTCGGAGCGGAGACGAACGGCACCTTCCAGGTGCACCTGGAATCGGTGCTCGCGGACGGGCGGGGGCACGTGATGAGTTTCCACACGGCGCGCGGCGACCGCGGTGACCGCGGGATCGAGATCCGCGAAGGCCTCTTCTTCACCATCATCGGCAACAAGATCACCGACATCGACCAGTGCACCGCGGACATCGACGAGGAAGACGCCTTCTGGAGCTGA
- a CDS encoding ECF transporter S component: MTRPATGPVARTAPGPVTRPVRIGPRAAAALVLVTLIGIAAFGWPLLADRQSGLAHSQDAPWLFAALLPLLVAVVVATIADNGMDAKAVAMLGVLAAVGAALRPLGAGTAGLEPMFFLMVLSGRVLGPGFGFVLGSVTMFASALLTGGVGPWMPFQMLAMGWFSLGAGLLPGAMGVPPARAKPRAWGRIRGRAELLMLAAYGFAGSFAYGTVMNLQGWVILQGMGQGISFHPGEPVAANLTRFAAYCLATSVGWDLGRAALTVVLTLTLGATLLKALRRATRKAAFDAPVAFASGPEAAPTATLEGIRTATKGEIRTPRR, translated from the coding sequence GTGACCCGCCCCGCGACCGGCCCCGTCGCCCGCACCGCGCCCGGCCCCGTGACCCGCCCCGTCCGGATCGGCCCGCGGGCCGCCGCCGCCCTGGTCCTCGTCACCCTCATCGGCATCGCGGCCTTCGGCTGGCCGCTCCTCGCCGACCGGCAGTCCGGTCTCGCGCATTCGCAGGACGCCCCCTGGCTCTTCGCCGCACTCCTGCCCCTGCTCGTCGCCGTCGTCGTCGCGACCATCGCCGACAACGGCATGGACGCCAAGGCGGTGGCGATGCTCGGCGTGCTCGCGGCCGTCGGAGCAGCGCTGCGGCCGCTGGGCGCGGGCACGGCCGGCCTGGAGCCCATGTTCTTCCTGATGGTGCTCAGCGGCCGCGTCCTCGGCCCCGGCTTCGGCTTCGTGCTCGGCTCGGTGACGATGTTCGCGTCGGCTCTGCTCACCGGGGGGGTCGGGCCGTGGATGCCGTTCCAGATGCTGGCCATGGGCTGGTTCTCGCTGGGCGCCGGGCTGCTGCCCGGCGCGATGGGGGTCCCCCCTGCTCGAGCGAAGCCGAGAGCTTGGGGGAGGATCCGGGGCCGGGCGGAGCTCCTGATGCTGGCGGCGTACGGCTTCGCGGGTTCGTTCGCGTACGGCACGGTCATGAACCTGCAGGGCTGGGTGATCCTTCAGGGCATGGGGCAGGGCATCTCCTTCCACCCCGGTGAGCCGGTGGCGGCGAACCTGACGCGCTTCGCCGCGTACTGCCTGGCGACGTCGGTGGGCTGGGACCTGGGCCGGGCCGCGCTCACCGTCGTACTGACGCTCACGCTCGGCGCCACACTGCTGAAGGCCCTGCGGCGGGCGACCCGGAAGGCGGCCTTCGACGCGCCCGTCGCCTTCGCATCGGGACCGGAAGCCGCCCCGACTGCAACCCTTGAAGGGATACGAACGGCCACAAAGGGTGAGATCCGGACCCCTCGGCGGTGA
- a CDS encoding bifunctional glycosyltransferase 87/phosphatase PAP2 family protein, which translates to MANAAEHSGANGHAGVIGGSGRLGAARLLLWALAGALAVRQAAAVLRVPPGEWLSGFHLPGGLPGSLYDAGQFTGTPFAGLVLKPLLGLAAPSLELAWICVTLLFVAAIGLVAARGLPDPVPRRTALLAAPVLTALMMVSLPVREAASPGRTAVLPVLLVLLAVFRVPGERPAGFLVGLAAALQPALLLFAPLLWLTGRRATARSAAVTFAGATALTWAAMPRDSWTYWIQHLAGTGLGVAPDHLANQSLHGALLRLGLTGPVEILLYVALAAGIAWIGLRRAARYAADGQLLLAVAVTGCVAVAVSPTGWRHQLLWVLLAVAGKVGRRAADRPVWPVAVVLAMTLPSDVLLPNLAALAPVRDNVLLLAALAAACAVPFLPRSSPYWREPVPTAYGRPAAARWSRVPLLPFWRRVLSRPNLLLELLLIRVGYSLYSHIRAAAPTSRSLAEGNGSQIHGIERALGIDIEHAVNHAVVNTPWLEAFFNFYYTSFHFVVPLTILGVLYWRRPGDYRWARASLGLATVLALIGFWLYPLAPPRLMPGLGFIDTVHGPQDLANPSYGAMTAISNQYAAMPSLHFGWSLWCGIVIVVLAPKGWQKLLGALHPLITVCAIVATANHWVLDAVGGAVVVASGFGLVYALSGPRRLRASLPGQRTAGQDAEGGEDRERRLDVPARAR; encoded by the coding sequence GTGGCTAACGCGGCAGAGCACAGCGGTGCGAACGGACATGCCGGAGTCATAGGCGGTAGCGGCAGGCTCGGGGCGGCACGCCTCCTCCTGTGGGCTCTGGCGGGCGCCCTCGCCGTCAGACAGGCCGCCGCCGTGCTGCGCGTCCCACCGGGCGAGTGGCTCAGCGGCTTCCACCTCCCCGGCGGCCTGCCCGGCTCGCTCTACGACGCCGGACAGTTCACCGGCACGCCGTTCGCCGGGCTGGTACTCAAGCCGCTCCTCGGCCTCGCCGCGCCGTCGCTGGAGCTCGCCTGGATCTGCGTGACGCTGCTGTTCGTCGCCGCCATCGGCCTGGTCGCCGCGCGCGGCCTGCCCGACCCCGTCCCGCGCCGCACCGCCCTGCTGGCCGCGCCCGTGCTGACCGCCCTGATGATGGTCTCGCTGCCCGTCCGCGAGGCCGCCTCGCCCGGCCGGACCGCCGTCCTGCCCGTGCTGCTGGTGCTGCTGGCCGTCTTCCGCGTGCCCGGCGAACGCCCGGCCGGTTTCCTCGTCGGCCTCGCCGCCGCCCTCCAGCCCGCGCTGCTGCTCTTCGCCCCGCTGCTGTGGCTCACCGGCCGCCGCGCCACGGCCAGGTCCGCCGCCGTGACCTTCGCCGGGGCCACCGCCCTGACCTGGGCGGCGATGCCCCGAGACTCCTGGACGTACTGGATCCAGCACCTGGCGGGCACCGGTCTCGGCGTGGCCCCCGACCACCTCGCCAACCAGTCCCTGCACGGCGCGCTGCTGCGCCTCGGCCTCACCGGACCCGTCGAGATCCTCCTGTACGTCGCCCTCGCGGCCGGCATCGCCTGGATCGGCCTGCGCCGCGCGGCCCGCTACGCCGCCGACGGGCAGCTGCTGCTCGCCGTCGCCGTCACCGGCTGCGTGGCCGTCGCCGTGTCCCCGACCGGCTGGCGCCACCAGCTGCTGTGGGTGCTGCTCGCCGTCGCGGGCAAGGTCGGGCGGCGCGCCGCCGACCGGCCCGTATGGCCGGTGGCCGTGGTCCTCGCCATGACCCTGCCGAGCGACGTGCTGCTGCCGAACCTGGCCGCGCTGGCCCCCGTACGCGACAACGTGCTGCTCCTCGCCGCGCTGGCCGCGGCCTGCGCGGTGCCGTTCCTGCCGCGCTCGTCGCCGTACTGGCGCGAACCCGTCCCGACGGCCTACGGGCGCCCCGCGGCCGCCCGGTGGTCGCGGGTGCCGCTGCTGCCGTTCTGGCGGCGCGTGCTGTCCCGCCCCAACCTGCTGCTGGAACTCCTGCTGATACGGGTCGGCTACTCGCTCTACTCGCACATCAGGGCCGCGGCCCCCACCAGCCGCTCGCTCGCCGAGGGCAACGGCAGCCAGATCCACGGCATCGAGCGGGCGCTGGGCATCGACATCGAGCACGCCGTGAACCACGCCGTCGTGAACACGCCCTGGCTGGAGGCGTTCTTCAACTTCTACTACACCTCCTTCCACTTCGTGGTCCCGCTGACGATCCTGGGCGTCCTGTACTGGCGCCGGCCGGGCGACTACCGCTGGGCGCGGGCCTCGCTGGGGCTGGCCACCGTGCTGGCGCTCATAGGGTTCTGGCTCTACCCGCTCGCGCCGCCGCGGCTGATGCCCGGCCTCGGCTTCATCGACACCGTCCACGGACCGCAGGACCTGGCCAATCCGTCGTACGGGGCCATGACCGCGATCTCCAACCAGTACGCGGCGATGCCCTCGCTGCACTTCGGCTGGTCGCTGTGGTGCGGGATCGTGATCGTGGTGCTCGCGCCGAAGGGCTGGCAGAAGCTGCTGGGGGCGCTGCATCCGCTGATCACGGTGTGCGCGATCGTCGCCACCGCCAACCATTGGGTGCTCGACGCGGTGGGCGGCGCGGTCGTCGTGGCCTCCGGATTCGGGCTCGTGTACGCGCTGTCCGGGCCGCGCCGGCTGCGTGCGAGCCTTCCCGGGCAGCGGACGGCCGGCCAGGACGCCGAGGGCGGCGAGGACCGGGAGCGGCGGCTCGACGTGCCGGCCCGGGCGAGGTAG
- a CDS encoding GNAT family N-acetyltransferase codes for MTTHSDHTTGTRTHARTHAWTVAPEPFTTADATVLRRAYYAEVAGRYWKRTVTEAEIDQGLLDFPDDGLVPPTGQFVVGRLDGEPLACGGIRLLDPATAELTRVYVDRRARGTGGGAALLEVLEAEARALGADRVRLDTRSDLVEARALYARHGYAEIPAYNSGPYAQHWFEKRLV; via the coding sequence ATGACCACTCACAGCGATCACACCACCGGCACCCGCACCCACGCCCGCACCCACGCCTGGACCGTCGCCCCCGAGCCGTTCACCACCGCCGACGCCACCGTCCTGCGGCGCGCGTACTACGCCGAGGTCGCCGGCCGGTACTGGAAGCGGACCGTCACCGAGGCCGAGATCGATCAGGGGCTCCTGGACTTCCCGGATGACGGCCTGGTCCCGCCGACGGGCCAGTTCGTGGTCGGCCGGCTGGACGGCGAGCCCCTGGCCTGCGGCGGGATACGCCTGCTCGACCCCGCCACCGCCGAGCTCACCAGGGTGTACGTCGACCGGCGCGCCCGCGGTACCGGCGGTGGGGCGGCCCTGCTCGAAGTCCTGGAGGCGGAGGCCCGCGCGCTGGGCGCCGACCGGGTCCGGCTGGACACCCGCTCGGACCTGGTGGAGGCCCGGGCACTGTACGCGCGGCACGGGTACGCGGAGATACCCGCGTACAACTCGGGCCCGTATGCGCAGCACTGGTTCGAGAAGCGCCTGGTCTGA
- a CDS encoding cytochrome P450, producing the protein MSCPALPEGFDATDPDLLQSRVPLPEFARLRQTAPVWWCPQRRGITGFDDDGYWAVTRHADVKYVSTHPELFSSTTNTAIIRFNEHIQREQIDAQRLIMLNMDPPEHTRVRQIVQRGFTPRAIRGLEEALRDRARKIVTEAAAVSGDGSFDFVTQVACELPLQAIAELIGVPQKDRAKIFDWSNKMIAYDDPEYAITEAVGAEAAMELIGYAMNLSAERKECPAKDIVTQLVAAEGQGNLGSDEFGMFVLLLAVAGNETTRNAISHGMHAFLTHPDQWELYKATRPSTAAEEIVRWATPVVSFQRTATQDTELGGQKIKAGDRVGLFYSSANHDPEVFENPDAFDITRDPNPHLGFGGGGPHFCLGKSLAIMEIDLIFNALADTLPGLRLAGEGPRRLRAAWLNGIKELRVSHG; encoded by the coding sequence ATGTCATGCCCCGCGCTGCCCGAAGGCTTCGACGCCACCGACCCCGACCTGCTCCAAAGCCGGGTCCCGCTGCCGGAGTTCGCACGACTGCGGCAGACCGCACCCGTGTGGTGGTGTCCGCAGCGGCGGGGCATCACCGGCTTCGACGACGACGGCTACTGGGCCGTGACCCGGCACGCGGACGTCAAGTACGTCTCCACGCACCCGGAGCTCTTCTCCTCCACCACGAACACGGCGATCATCCGCTTCAACGAGCACATCCAGCGTGAGCAGATAGATGCCCAGCGGCTGATCATGCTGAACATGGATCCGCCGGAGCACACGCGCGTACGCCAGATCGTGCAGCGCGGCTTCACCCCGCGAGCCATCCGCGGCCTGGAGGAGGCCCTGCGCGACCGGGCCCGGAAGATCGTCACGGAGGCGGCGGCCGTCTCGGGCGACGGCAGCTTCGACTTCGTCACGCAGGTGGCGTGCGAGCTCCCGCTCCAGGCGATCGCGGAGCTGATCGGCGTACCGCAGAAGGACCGCGCCAAGATCTTCGACTGGTCGAACAAGATGATCGCCTACGACGACCCGGAGTACGCGATCACCGAGGCGGTCGGCGCCGAAGCGGCGATGGAGCTCATCGGCTACGCGATGAACCTGTCCGCCGAGCGCAAGGAGTGCCCGGCCAAGGACATCGTGACGCAGCTGGTGGCGGCCGAGGGCCAGGGCAACCTCGGCTCCGACGAGTTCGGCATGTTCGTGCTGCTGCTGGCGGTCGCGGGCAACGAGACCACGCGCAACGCCATCAGTCACGGCATGCACGCCTTCCTGACCCACCCCGACCAGTGGGAGCTGTACAAGGCGACGCGTCCGTCGACGGCGGCGGAGGAGATCGTGCGCTGGGCCACCCCGGTGGTGTCCTTCCAGCGCACCGCCACGCAGGACACGGAGCTGGGCGGCCAGAAGATCAAGGCGGGCGACCGGGTGGGGCTCTTCTACTCCTCCGCCAACCACGACCCCGAGGTCTTCGAGAACCCCGACGCCTTCGACATCACCCGCGACCCGAACCCCCACCTCGGCTTCGGCGGCGGCGGGCCGCACTTCTGCCTCGGCAAGTCCCTGGCCATCATGGAGATCGACCTGATCTTCAACGCCCTGGCCGACACCCTGCCCGGCCTCCGCCTGGCCGGCGAGGGCCCGCGCCGCCTGCGCGCGGCCTGGCTCAACGGCATCAAGGAGCTCCGGGTCAGCCACGGCTGA
- a CDS encoding antibiotic biosynthesis monooxygenase family protein: MPSVVKINALTVPAEQREVLEQRFASRAGAVESSDGFEWFELLRPVEGTDQYLVYTRWRSEEDFQAWMEGPMKAAHQGGAGGGERPKPAASGSTVWSFEVVQQAAPKKA; the protein is encoded by the coding sequence GTGCCTAGCGTCGTAAAAATCAACGCGCTGACCGTCCCCGCCGAGCAGCGGGAGGTGCTGGAGCAGCGCTTCGCCTCGCGGGCGGGCGCCGTGGAGAGTTCGGACGGGTTCGAGTGGTTCGAGCTGCTGCGCCCCGTCGAGGGCACCGACCAGTACCTCGTCTACACGCGGTGGCGGTCCGAGGAGGACTTCCAGGCGTGGATGGAGGGACCGATGAAGGCCGCTCACCAGGGCGGGGCGGGTGGCGGCGAGCGGCCGAAGCCGGCTGCTTCCGGGTCCACGGTGTGGTCGTTCGAGGTCGTGCAGCAGGCGGCGCCGAAGAAGGCCTGA